The Amphiura filiformis chromosome 15, Afil_fr2py, whole genome shotgun sequence region ATATTAAAGATAAGTTAACATTAtttaagtttaaaatgaaatagaGATAACTTAATTCTTAATAACTTAATCTGGGTATTGGTTATATCTCTTCACCTTCACCTTCATCTGGGTTTTCATGAGTAACATCAGTAACCACCTCAACTTCGTGGAAAGTTTTGCAGTCATCCAGGCCTGTTCCAATAGCAGTGGGCTGGGCATTGATGTCATCTTTGGGTAATGTATATAAACCACGACGACGGTCAGTAAATAATAGGCCTCCATTATAAAGGTCTATGCTGGTGGCTGAGTAACCATATTGCGAGGACCATCGGTACACTTTCGTTTCTATTCCAGTTCCGAGGTCGCGACGGCATATCTCTTGACTTTCCGAGTCTGGGTTCCACGCGAAAAACAAAGCATTTTCTGTGTGtaagaaaaatatatttgtaaTGTAACCTACACTTAGGCGCAGATATAGATATGTGCATGCGGAAATGCTTATCCAAAGTAACACCTCAGGTGATATCAGTTAGTTACTTCGataatttttagggttaggttaacCATAGCTAAACATACAACTGAGATATCACCTGAGGTATCAAAGCGGACGTTGCAACATCATTCAAAAACAACTTGAAGTGGATGGGCGTCCTCCGGGTCAGATCCACAATGGGCTAACCAACTGCGCCACCTAGGCCTTAACCCGCGTTTTCACCTCACTAGTGCCGCCCTCCAGTGGCTTTtcaactttttgcggcaattggTCGATCTTATGCCGCCACTGCCGCCCTCACTCTTACAAATGTGATTCAGTCAGTTAATAATATAAAAAGTGAGAGAACATTATTGCACAAAAAGCTTGATGTGTGTAAACAAATAAATACTCTCAGACGTAGAATTACCTGTGTCGTCATAGACCAGTCCGTCGATCTTTCGCGCAGATGTTATTTCAGTCAATTGGAATGTGCCTCCACTCTCACTTGGAGTCAGATCAAGATGCTTGATAACATGGTCCCCCTCACTCGGATATGTTGTCATATACATGTCACTAAATATGGAGTCAATAAAGAAACACATGATTAGGCTAAttaaatgaaattattagtttcccgtcacatttgtttcaatgaaatatgaggtcatgatttcattattcattaattttggaaaatttcagtaTTGTCAAAACTCTCatttacctatattgttgatctCAAAAcgggtattaatgcttagatagATCATCATTaaagacattttgcaacagattgagaaaagatttgaatttggttttattaaaacaaaaagaaatttgcattttttgtaatcactagaaactgaatatgatcagcaggggatgtcagacatttaagagtttcaattttgattattttcatctcaattttcagataattgacttttttttatgaaaataatgaaagttttggtcaaattgaaaaggttatgcgggcgggtgacgggaaactaatcatttcatttcattagccttaagTACGTAAAAGCTGTGCCAACAATTTCTTGGCT contains the following coding sequences:
- the LOC140171845 gene encoding uncharacterized protein, encoding MMGLLLILAIVGLAQFGSGYAQDVYVTCEVRNPTSYRKSKVFTAPADTLAFKKEFSYYKEILSIAVEESNSCIYFNYLVGKSVEKYAEPQGEEEQAVQKVIAHTDNVDHVESDGSGTTLYYFDDNGDAYSLDLTSTSASGQLIASTGRVCSTSIVGNDMYMTTYPSEGDHVIKHLDLTPSESGGTFQLTEITSARKIDGLVYDDTENALFFAWNPDSESQEICRRDLGTGIETKVYRWSSQYGYSATSIDLYNGGLLFTDRRRGLYTLPKDDINAQPTAIGTGLDDCKTFHEVEVVTDVTHENPDEGEGEEI